In Solidesulfovibrio carbinoliphilus subsp. oakridgensis, the sequence CCGGGGGACCGGGGGGGATGATCCCCCCCGGCGGGGTCCGGGGCAGCGCCCCGGACCCCGCCGGAGGCGTTTTTTTTACGACTCCAGCAGGGCGATGGCCGGGCCGACCAGGGCACAGGTGACGCCGGCCAGGATCATGACCAGCCCGGCCACGGCCCCTTCCTCGTCGCCGATCTCCCGGGCCCGGGCCACGCCCGCGCCGTGGGCCCCCATGCCGAGCATGGCCCCCCGGGCCAGGGCCGAGCGCAGGGGCAGGAATTTGAGGAGCATCCCGCCAAGCGAGGCGCCGAGCACGCCCGTGACGATGACGCACACGGCGGCGAGATCCGGGGCCCCGCCCACGTCCCTGGCAAAGGCCATGGCAAAGGGCGTGGTGAAGGAACGCGGCAGGACGGACAGGCGCATGCCCTGGGGCAGGCCGAGGAGCCCGGACAGGAGCCAGGCCCCGCCAAAGGCCAGGAGGCAGCCAAAGGCCACGCCAAGGGCCAGGGTCGGCCAGTGGCGGCGCAGCAAGGCCCGGTGCTCGTAGATGGGCAGGGCAAAGGCCACGGTCGCCGGGCCGAGGAGCAGCAGCAGCCACTGGCCGCCGCGCATGTACTCGCGGTAGCCGGTGTGGAGGGCCAGGGTCAGGCCGAGGCACAGCACGCAGGTGAGAAGCAGCGGCGAGGTCCACCAGGACCGCACGTAATGGTTGGCGATGCGCGACAGGACATAGGCGGCCAGCGTGGCCACCAGCCAGAAGGCGGCGTTATGACTGACGAACATGGTGCGACCTCATTCGGAAGGAAAATTCCACGATAAGGGCCGTGCCGGCCATGACCGAGACGATGCCGACCACGATGACGGCCAGGAGTTTGAGGCCCGTGACGCCGACCAGTTCCGGGTGGTCGAGGAGCGTCATGCAGGCCGGCACGAAAAAAAGCAGCATGTGGTCAAGGAGCCCGCCCGCGCCCCGCCGCAGCCACCGCGCCGGCAGCCGGCCCGTGGCCAGAAGCCCGACCAGGAGCAGCATGCCGACCACCCCGGCCGGCACCGGCAGCCCGGCCGCCCGCACCGCCACGTCGCACACCCACCACAAGCCGATCAAGCAGGCCATCTGGAGCCAGCCGCCGCCGAGCCCGGCCAGCCGGCCAAGGGCCGCGTATAGCTTTGTCTTCATACCTTTTCTCCTTGCACGACCTTCCTGTAAGCACGACCCAGCCAGTTGTGAAATGAATTGTCAGCATGGAACCTATTCCGTATTGGAATGGAGATGGAACTGCGAAACCTGCACGCCTTCGTGGAAGTGGCCCGGCACGGCGGATTCTCCCGGGCGGCCCGGGTGCTTTTTTCCACCCAGTCCACGGTCAGCAAGGCCGTGCGCCAGTTGGAGGAGGAGCTCGGCGAGGCCCTTTTCACCCGGCTCGGGCCGGGCGTGCGGCTGACCGGCGCCGGCGAGGTCGCCTACGCCCGGGCCGTGGCCATCCTGGCCGAGAGCGAGCATCTGGTGGCCGACATGGCGGATTTGAAGGGGCTTATTTCCGGCCGGCTGCGCCTGGGGCTGCCCATCTTCGGCAGCGCCCGGCTTTTCGCGCCGCTATTCGCCGAATACCGCAGCCGGCATCCCGGCGTGGAGATCGAACTGATGGAGCAAGGCAGCGCCCGGCTGGAAGAGGCGCTTTTGGCCGGCGAGGTGGAGTTGGCCGTGTCGCTTCTGCCGGTCTCCGAGGCCTTCGACTGGCAGCCGGTGCGCGACGACCCGCTCATGGCCGTCTTGTGGGCCGACCATCCCCTGGGCGGACAGCCGGCCCTGAAACTCAGCCAGCTGGCCATTTATCCGTTCATCCTCTTCGAGCAGGGATTCGCGCTCAACGCCCGCATCGAGGCGGCCTGCCGGGCCCGGGGCTTTCTGCCGCATGGCGCGGCCCGCAGCAGCCAGGTCGATTTCATCATCGCCCTGGTCGCGGCCGGGCTCGGCGTGGCCCTCCTGCCGCGCATCCTGACCGAGGGCCGGCGGCTGGCTCCGCTTGGGGCCGTTCTCCTCGACGAGGAGGACCTGCGCTGGCGGGCGGCCCTGGTCTGGCGCAAGGGCGCGCGCCTGTCCCCGGCCGCCCGGGCCTGGCTGGCCCTGGCCCGCGAGGCATTTCCTGAATGAGGGGTGAGAAGAAGAAAAGAGAGAAGATGCCTCCGGCGGCCGGGAGGGGATGATCCCCTCCCGGACCCTCCCCGACGGGGCGGGAGGGATTTTTTAAGGACGGGGCGGGAATGGATGGCCTGGGCGGCGGGAGATTCGCCGCCGGCGGGGAGAAATCGGAAACGCCGCAACCCGCCGGGCCGGGAAGGACCCGCCGGAGTGCGGCGTTTGAAAAACGGCCCGGCGTCCCGAAGGACGCGACCGGACGGTTAGTAGGAGTAACCCCGCTCCTGGGAATGGCCGATCAGGCCGCCGGCAATGCCGCCCAGGGCCCCGCCGATGCCCGCGCCAACACCGGCGTTGCCGCCGGAGATGGCGCTGATGGCCGCGCCGGTGCCGGCCCCGATCACGGCGCCGGAAAGCGCGCCCTGCTGGGTTTTCGTCATATTGGTGCAGCCGAGACTGCCGACCAGCATGAGGACGGCGATCATCGCGCTCAAACGCTTCATGGTGTTCTCCTTTGTTCTCGCCACATGTGGCGAACCGCTCCCGGCTCCTGTTTCAGAGCCCGCTTCTCCTGAAGATAATGCCGCCCGGCGATTTGGCTATGCTGCCTAAGGCTTGGCGACCTTGCCCTTGCCGGCCTTCTTGCCGGGCATGGGCTTTTCTTCCTCCGTCCCGGACTGGTCAAAGGTGCCGGGAGGGCAGTTCGGCTTGGCCAGCTCGTACCACATGACCTCGATCACCGGCCGCGTGGCCTTGTCCGGATGTTCGGCATACCACTTGTCGATGGCCGCCACCATCTGGTCGAAGGTGAAATGGGAAAGACCCTGGGCCCAGGCGTTGATGGTGCTTTTTTTCGCGGGAGGGGTGCCCTGCACTTCCTGATCCAGCTCGATGATGGTGGCCGCGCCCAGGACGAAGGCCTTGCGTTCCTGCGGCGTGGACCGCTGCCAATGATCCCCGGTCACCACCGGCATTTCATAATCCTGGGCCAGGGCGGGAACCGCCACGGCCACGGCCAGGGCCAAGGCCAGCCCGAACACCACTTGTCTCGCACGCATTCGCATCATGTTCCTCTCCTTTGGTTAAGATCTGCCCGCCGGGATCAACCTTCCGACCGTGGCGAACCCCGCGCCGCGCCCCGCGGCGCGCACGCCCCCGCCCGGCCGACGGACAAGCGGGGCTAACTTCCTTTTACTGTTATGGAAAGAATTGCGGGAAAAGGCAAGCCATCCTCCAAACAAACACCCCTCGTCCGCCGGCTTGCCCAAATGCCGCGCCAGGGATAAAAACCGTCCTCCGAGCACGCCATGCCTGAAAAAAACACCCTTGCCACCGAACTGGCCCGGCCGCTTCTTGCCGGCGGCTTTCTGTCCGACACCGGCCGGGACAGGCTCCTCACCCACCTGCCCCAGGCGTCCGGTCCGGACCTCGACGCCCTGGCCGCCGCCGCCAGCGCCGTGCGCGCCCACCGGCTCGGCCGCCAAGCCTCGCTTTGCGCTATTATTAGCGCCAAATCCGGCCGCTGCGGCGAGAACTGCGCCTTTTGCGCCCAGTCCGGTCACTACGCCACCTCCTCCCCCGAGCACCCGCTGCTCGACCCGGACCGCATCGTGGCGGCGGCCGCAGCCATGCACGCCGCCGGCGTCTCCCGCTTCGGCGTCGTGGCCTCGGGCAAGGCCCTGCCCGAAGCCGAACTGGCAACGGCCGCAACCGCCCTGGCCGGCATCGCGGCCCTTGGCATGGCCGCCGACGCCTCCTTCGGCGTCCTTTCGCGCGAGGCCCTCTCCCGGCTCAAGGCCGCAGGCCTGGCCGCCTACCACCACAACCTCGAAACCTCCCGGGCCTTTTACCCAAGCATTTGCACCACCCGGACCTTCGACGACAACCTGGATGTCCTGCGCCAATGCCGGGCCCTCGGCATCCCCGTCTGCTCGGGCGGCCTCTTCGGCATGGGCGAGACCTGGGCTGACCGGGCCGACCTGGCCCAGACCCTCTTCGAAGCGGGCGCCTTCTCCATCCCGGTCAACTTCCTCTCCCCCATCCCGGGCACGCCGCTCGGCACCCAGCCCGTCCTTTCCCCCGACGAAGCCCGGCGCATCGTCATCCTCCTGCGCTTCCTGCTGCCCGACCGCCAGATCCGCATCTGCGGCGGCCGGCCCGCCGTCTTCGGCGCGACCGATCCCCTGGCCCCCATGGCCGTCGGCGCCGACGGCCTCATGGTCGGCGACTACCTGACCACCGCCGGCGCGTCGCTCGCGGCCGATAGGGAAGGACTGGAACGGCTGGGATTTGCTGTCGGCGGAGAATAGAGAAAAAGATGCCTCCGGCGGCCGGAGGCATTCCTTCCTCCTACTTCGACGTCAGCACGCACACCCCGCTCCACCCGGCCGGCGTCTCCTCGCCGAGCCGCCGGCAGCGCGCCACATAGGACGCGGCGGCCGGGTCGTGGTCGGCCAGGGCGGCGAACCCGGCCTGGGCGGCCTGGAAATCGCCTTTGGTGAACAGGTCCAGGGCGGCGGCGAAGGCGGCATGGGTCGTCCTGGCCCTGGCCGCGACATCCGGCCACAGCGGCTCGTAGACGTCCACCGGCTCGGCCCGGCCGACCACGGCCACGCAGCCGATCTTGCGGGAGGCGAAAGATGGGCCGGCCGCATCGCGGGTGGCCTGGGAGATCATGGTGAAGGTGCCGAACTGCTTGTTGATGCCTTCCAGGCGCGAGGCCAGGTTCACGGCGTCGCCGAGCATGGTGTAGTCGAAACGGGAATCGGAGCCCATGTTGCCGACCACGGCCGGGCCGGTATTGAGGCCGACGCGCATGAAGAGGTCATGGCCCGAGATTTCGCGAAAGGCGGGGCGCAGTTCGGCCAGCCGGTCCTGGCAGCGAAGGGCTGTGCGCACGCCCCGGGCGGCATGGTCGGGCTGGTCGAGCGGCGCGTTCCAGAAGGCGATGATGGCGTCGCCCTCGTATTTGTCCACGGTGCCGCCCTCGTCCAAAATGATGTCGGTCATGGCGGTCAGGTAGCGGTTGAGGAGCGCGGTCAGCTCCTGGGGCCCGAGGCCTTCGGAGATGCCGGTGAATCCCTGCAGGTCGGAGAAGAAGATGGTCAGCTCGCGCAGTTCGCCGCCGAGGCTCATGCGTTCCGGCTGGGCGATGAGGGCCTCGATGACGTCCGGGGAGAGGTACTGGCGGAAGGCCGACTTGATGAACCGCTTCTGCCGGCCCTCGGTGGCGTAGCCGACCAGCACGGCCACGGCCAGCCCGCCGGCCACGGCCACCTGCGGCAGGGCCAGGGGCAGCCACAGGCCCCAGGCATAGGCGGACAGGGCCAGGCCCAGGGGCAGCGGCAGGAACACGAGAAACGCCACCGCGCTGGCCGTGGCCCCGGGGGCCAGGGACACGGCCAGGCCGGCGGCCACGGCCAGACCGGCGGCCAGCCACCAGCCGGCCCAGTGCGGCACCACCCGCAGGAAATCGCCGGTCAGAAGGCTCTGCAAGGCCTGGGCATGGATCTCCACGCCCGTGGTCACGCCGCCCACCGGCGACGGGCGCAGGTCCAGGAGGCCTGGCGCGGAAAAGCCGAAGAGCACGTAGCGCCCCCGGAACATCTCCGGATTGAGGGTCGGCTTGCCGCCTTCGCGCAGGGCCAGCTCGCTCTGAATGACGGCGGCGGCGGACACGGCCGGAAAGTCCGACGAGCGCCGCCAGCGGGGAATGGCCCGGCCGGCGTCGTCCACGGGGATGGTGACCGCCCCCAGGCGCAGGGTCATGCCGCCAATCGAAGCGTCGAGGGGCGGTTCGGCCAGGAGCCTTGAAGCCAGCGACAGGGCCGGCACCGGCCGGCCGTCGAAGACGCCGAAGAGCCCCACCCGGCGGTAGACGCCGTCGAACTCCGGGTCCTGGCTGACGTTGCCGAGGATCTTCGCCCCGGCCGCCACCTCGGGCACGGGAAAGGCCGCCTTGGGGTAGACCGGGGCGTCCTCGGGCGACAGGCCGGCCAGCCAGGTTTCCAGCCCCTTGATCCGCAGCGGACCGGCCGGCGCGTCGGCCGGCCACCGTGTCGCCTGCCCGGTCTCACGGCCGAGGAAGACCGGCAGGGCGAAGTTGCCAAAGAGCGTCCCGGCCTCGGCCAGGGCCGTGTCGTCGGCCACGCCGTAGGACGACGGTTCGGTGAAAAGCACGTCAAAAGCCACGGCCTTGGCCCCGCCCCGGCGGCAAAAATCCAGGATGACCGAGTAGACCTCGCGCGGCCATGGCCAGGACAGGCCGTTTTCCCTGGCCCCCCAGTCGAGGCTCGCCTGGTCGAGGAGGATCAGGCGCACCGCGTCCGAACCCCTGCCGCCCGGAGCCAGCAGCCGGGCCCGCCAGTCGAAGGTCCGGGCCTCGAACGAGGTCACGATGCCGGAAAGTGACAGCAGCCAGGCCGCCAGAAGGCCGGCCAACCCGGCCGAGAGGCCGTGGAGAAGGCGCGTGCGCCGCAGGCGGAGACGGGAGAGGAGGGAAGAGGAAGAGGCCTCCGGCGGCCGGGGGGGATCATCCCCCCCGGACCCCCTGGAAGGGGAAAACGGGGTATTTTGCATGGGTGTTCTCTTCGGGAGACGTGCCCCCGCCATGGGCGCGGGGCCGATGCCGGTCCCGCGCCCTGCCCCCTTTCGGGGGGTCCGGGGGGAATGATTCCCCCCGGCGGGTCCAGGGCAGAGCCCTGGCGGGGTCTGGGGCAGGGCCCCAGCTCTTAGATATTCCCCAATGCCGCCTTGAAGCGGGCGGCCCGGGCCGGGGGTTCGTTGACCTCGGCCACGCGGGCGAGGCTGGCCAGTTCCGTGATGCGGTCCTTGGGCGCCGGGTGGGTCTTGGCGAAGTCCGTGCCTCCCGGGGTCAGGCGCTTTTGCATCTCGGCCAGCATGTCCGGCAGCCCGGCCGGGTTGTAGCCGGTGCGGGTGAGGATGGTCACGGCGGTCTTGTCGGCCTGGTATTCGAGGGTCCGGGAATAGCCGTTGTTGACCATGGTGGTCATGATGTCGCCGATGGAGTCGGCGAAGATGTTGGTCAGCTGGGTGAGCTGTCCGCCGCCGGCGTGTTTGACGGCCTCGCCGCCGATGATGGCCAGGGCCTCGGTGGTGCGGGCGCGCTTGATGGACCGCAGGGCGTCCTTGCCCTGGACGTGGCCGATCTCGTGGGCCAGGACCGCGGCCAGGGCGTTTTCGCCCGAGCAGCACCGCAGCATGCCGCGCGTGATGAAGATGAGCCCGCCCGGCGCGGCAAAGGCGTTGATCTCGGCCGAATCGAGGATCAGGAAGTGGTAGCCGCCGTAGGTCTGGGGCATGTCCGAGAACATGGCCAGGGCCTGGCCGACCTCGTTGACGTAGGCATTGGCCTTGGCGTTGTTGTAGGGCCGGTATTTGGCCAGAAGCGAGGCGCCGACCGACCGGCCGATGTAGTATTCCTGTTCCGGGTTGAAGTCCTCGGCCGCGTGGGCCACGGCCGAGGCGCCCTTGACGGCCGAGGCGGCGTAGTCGCCGACCGGGGCCCCGCCGACATTGCCGAGGGAGCCGAGCACCCGGGAGACGGCGTCGGGGTTGTTGCAGCCGAAAAGAGCCAGCCCGGTCAGCAGAAGGCCGCCGAGGGAGAGGAGGAGACGCGGTTTCATCGGCTGCCTCCCTGGGGCTTGACGTCGCCCTGGCCAAGAAAGGCCAGGAGCGCCGCCGGGCTATAACTTTGGCGCTCCATGGCGTCGATGGCGGCGTAGTCGCCGCCGTGGCCGCGCCGGTAGTCGGCCTCGACCTGGGCGGAAAAGCCCTTGCCGGCCAGCGCCATTTCCTTGCCGGACACGTTTCCCGACGCGCCCGAACCGCTCGACAGGGCCAGCTTGCCGGCAGAGAGGGCCGAGCGGTGCATCCAGCCCGAGGGGCCGCCCGAAACCGACACCTTGGCCCAGTCGCCCTGCTCGTCGCTGACGTCCACCGTCTGGCCGTAGCTGGCCTTGCCGACGATCTTGCCGAGAAACGACGGGGTCTCCCGGACCTGCCCATCCCGTACCGCGACACTCATGACCTTGGCGGCCAGGGCCCCCACCCCGCACAGGGTCAGGACCACGGCCAGGGCCACGGCCAGTCTTCGACTTCGCAAAACGGCCTCCTTTGCGGCGCGCGGCGCGCCGGTTGCGGCACTCGCCCCACGGGCAGGCGGGCGGAGCCGTGGTTTTGCCGACAAATCGGCAAATCGCCTTGTTTCGATGACGCCAGGCTACCGGCCGACCGTCACATGGGCCAGCTTCTCGAAATACCGGATGATGCTCCCATGGTCGTCCTCGCCGCAGCCGTCGGCCAGCATGGCCTGCATCACTTCCATGACCGAGGCGGTCAACGGCAGGGGCACATGCAATTCGTTGGCCGTTTGCATGACATTGGCCAGATCCTTGACGTGGAGCCTGATCCGGAAGCCGGGATCGAACTTGCGGTCCATGACCAGCCCGGCCTTGGCGTCCAGGACCGTGCTGCCGGCCAGGCCCCCCCGGATGGCCTGATAGACCAGCTCCGGCTCCACCCCGGCCTTGGCCGCCAGGACAAAGGCTTCGGACATGGCCGCGATATTGAGCGCCACCACGATCTGGTTGGCCAGCTTGGCCACGTTGCCGGCCCCGATCTCGCCGACCCGGGTCACCGAGGCGGCCATGGCCGCGAGCACGGGCCGTACCGCCTCGAAATCGGCTTCGCTGCCGCCGGCCATGACGGTCAACGTGCCGTCCACGGCCTTGGGCTCGCCGCCGCTGACCGGGGCGTCCAGGAACTTGATCCCCTTGCGGGCCAGCCCGGCCCCGATCTCCCGGCTGGCCAGGGGAGCGATGGAGCTCATGTCCACGACGTAAAGGCCCGCCTTGCCGCCGTGAATGACCCCGCCCTCGCCAAGGACCACTTCCTTCACCTGGGGCGAGTCCGGCACCATGGTGATGACCAGCTCGCACACCTCGGCCACGGCCGCCGGCGACGGGGCATAGGCCGCGCCGTGGTCGGTCACGGCCGCCACGTTGTCCTTGCTGCGGCTGAAAACGGTCAGGTCGTAGCCGGCTTTGAGCAGGTTGCGGCACATGGGCTTGCCCATGATGCCAAGGCCGATGAAGCCGATCTTTTTCATGGTGTTTCCTTATTGCGAAGAGAGAAGAGAAGATGCCTCCGGCGGCCGGGGGGGATCATCCCCCCCGGACCCCCTGAAAGGGGGAAAAAGCTATAACGCCAGGCCCATTTCCTTGATCCAGGAAAGAGAGCCCACGGTGTCGGGGGTGGGCACGTATTCGAGGCCGACGAAGCCGGCGTAGCCCAGGCGGTCGAGTTCGGCGAAAAGGAAGGGATAGTGGATCTCGCCCGTGCCGGGCTGGTGCCGGCCGGGATTGTCCGCCACCTGGACGTGGCCGATGCGCGGCAGGTTGGCGGCCAGGGTCGCGGCCAGTTCCCCTTCCTCGCGCTGGGCGTGGTAGACGTCGTACTGCATGAAGGCGTTGGGCCGGGCCAGGTCGTCGAGAAGGGCCATGACCTGCCCCGTGCGGGTAAGCGCGAAGCCCGGGATGTCGAAGTGGTTGATGGCCTCGATGACCAGGGACAGGCCTTCGGCAGCCAGGGCGTCGGCCGCGAAGGCCACGTTTTCGCACAGGGCGTCCAGGGCCGCTTCCGGGGCGCAGCCGGCCGGAACCTTGCCGGCCAGGCAGTTGAGGCGGGTGACGCCGAGGGCCTTGGCATAGGCCAGCGCCTGGCCCACGCCGTCGCGGAACTCGGCCGCCCGGCCCGGATCGGCGGCGATGCCCCGGTCCCCGGCCGCCCAGTCGCCGCTCGGCAGGTTGAAAAGGACCTGGGTCAGCCCGTTGGCGTCCAAAAGCCCGCGCAGTTCCCCGGCCGGATAGGCGTAGGGAAACAGGTATTCCACATGGCGGAAGCCGGCCCTGGCGGCGGCGGCGAAACGTTCGGGAAACGGCAGTTCCGTGAACAGCATGGTCAGGTTGGCGGCCAGTTGCGGCATGGCGGACTCCGTGAAAAGGGTTTTGCGGCAACGGCCTGCTCCCGAAACGCCGGGCAGGGCCACGGCGGAGACAACGGTTCCGGCCCGGCGCTTCGAGCCCTGCCGGGCGGGCCGGAAAAAAGCTCAGGCCGTCCCGGCCTCCCCGCCGGCCCTGGCCGGATCGAAACAGGGCGCCCCGGACAGGAAGCAGGCCACCATGGCCTCGATGCTCGATTCGCTGACCATCAGCATATCCGTCTGGCGGGTGAACTGCAAAAGCCTTCCCATGTGCCCGAGCTTTTCCTCGATGTCGGCCGCCGGGACCTTCTGGAACCGCCCGGACACCCGGTCGGCCACGGTTTCCACGGCAAAGCCCAGTTCTTGGAGGATACGGGCGATGGCCCGGACCCGGCGCGACCGCTTGACGTCGTCGGCCGCGCCGCCGGCAAAGGAGAAGGTGATGTAGTTCTTGTTGACGGTGGCCCCGCAGTAGCAGTCGAGCACGCCGTAGTGGTAGCCGACCCGCGAACTGAAATTGAGGTATTTCTCCGAGATGATGGCGTAGGACTTCTCTCCGAACCGCTCGCTGCCGGCCTTGGGCTGGGACAGCATCTGCTCGGACATGACGGACAGGAAGCCGCCGAGGTTGACCGGCCGCA encodes:
- a CDS encoding LrgB family protein; protein product: MFVSHNAAFWLVATLAAYVLSRIANHYVRSWWTSPLLLTCVLCLGLTLALHTGYREYMRGGQWLLLLLGPATVAFALPIYEHRALLRRHWPTLALGVAFGCLLAFGGAWLLSGLLGLPQGMRLSVLPRSFTTPFAMAFARDVGGAPDLAAVCVIVTGVLGASLGGMLLKFLPLRSALARGAMLGMGAHGAGVARAREIGDEEGAVAGLVMILAGVTCALVGPAIALLES
- a CDS encoding CidA/LrgA family protein, which encodes MKTKLYAALGRLAGLGGGWLQMACLIGLWWVCDVAVRAAGLPVPAGVVGMLLLVGLLATGRLPARWLRRGAGGLLDHMLLFFVPACMTLLDHPELVGVTGLKLLAVIVVGIVSVMAGTALIVEFSFRMRSHHVRQS
- a CDS encoding LysR family transcriptional regulator, translated to MELRNLHAFVEVARHGGFSRAARVLFSTQSTVSKAVRQLEEELGEALFTRLGPGVRLTGAGEVAYARAVAILAESEHLVADMADLKGLISGRLRLGLPIFGSARLFAPLFAEYRSRHPGVEIELMEQGSARLEEALLAGEVELAVSLLPVSEAFDWQPVRDDPLMAVLWADHPLGGQPALKLSQLAIYPFILFEQGFALNARIEAACRARGFLPHGAARSSQVDFIIALVAAGLGVALLPRILTEGRRLAPLGAVLLDEEDLRWRAALVWRKGARLSPAARAWLALAREAFPE
- a CDS encoding glycine zipper domain-containing protein, producing the protein MKRLSAMIAVLMLVGSLGCTNMTKTQQGALSGAVIGAGTGAAISAISGGNAGVGAGIGGALGGIAGGLIGHSQERGYSY
- the bioB gene encoding biotin synthase BioB, giving the protein MPEKNTLATELARPLLAGGFLSDTGRDRLLTHLPQASGPDLDALAAAASAVRAHRLGRQASLCAIISAKSGRCGENCAFCAQSGHYATSSPEHPLLDPDRIVAAAAAMHAAGVSRFGVVASGKALPEAELATAATALAGIAALGMAADASFGVLSREALSRLKAAGLAAYHHNLETSRAFYPSICTTRTFDDNLDVLRQCRALGIPVCSGGLFGMGETWADRADLAQTLFEAGAFSIPVNFLSPIPGTPLGTQPVLSPDEARRIVILLRFLLPDRQIRICGGRPAVFGATDPLAPMAVGADGLMVGDYLTTAGASLAADREGLERLGFAVGGE
- a CDS encoding CHASE2 domain-containing protein; protein product: MQNTPFSPSRGSGGDDPPRPPEASSSSLLSRLRLRRTRLLHGLSAGLAGLLAAWLLSLSGIVTSFEARTFDWRARLLAPGGRGSDAVRLILLDQASLDWGARENGLSWPWPREVYSVILDFCRRGGAKAVAFDVLFTEPSSYGVADDTALAEAGTLFGNFALPVFLGRETGQATRWPADAPAGPLRIKGLETWLAGLSPEDAPVYPKAAFPVPEVAAGAKILGNVSQDPEFDGVYRRVGLFGVFDGRPVPALSLASRLLAEPPLDASIGGMTLRLGAVTIPVDDAGRAIPRWRRSSDFPAVSAAAVIQSELALREGGKPTLNPEMFRGRYVLFGFSAPGLLDLRPSPVGGVTTGVEIHAQALQSLLTGDFLRVVPHWAGWWLAAGLAVAAGLAVSLAPGATASAVAFLVFLPLPLGLALSAYAWGLWLPLALPQVAVAGGLAVAVLVGYATEGRQKRFIKSAFRQYLSPDVIEALIAQPERMSLGGELRELTIFFSDLQGFTGISEGLGPQELTALLNRYLTAMTDIILDEGGTVDKYEGDAIIAFWNAPLDQPDHAARGVRTALRCQDRLAELRPAFREISGHDLFMRVGLNTGPAVVGNMGSDSRFDYTMLGDAVNLASRLEGINKQFGTFTMISQATRDAAGPSFASRKIGCVAVVGRAEPVDVYEPLWPDVAARARTTHAAFAAALDLFTKGDFQAAQAGFAALADHDPAAASYVARCRRLGEETPAGWSGVCVLTSK
- a CDS encoding M48 family metalloprotease is translated as MKPRLLLSLGGLLLTGLALFGCNNPDAVSRVLGSLGNVGGAPVGDYAASAVKGASAVAHAAEDFNPEQEYYIGRSVGASLLAKYRPYNNAKANAYVNEVGQALAMFSDMPQTYGGYHFLILDSAEINAFAAPGGLIFITRGMLRCCSGENALAAVLAHEIGHVQGKDALRSIKRARTTEALAIIGGEAVKHAGGGQLTQLTNIFADSIGDIMTTMVNNGYSRTLEYQADKTAVTILTRTGYNPAGLPDMLAEMQKRLTPGGTDFAKTHPAPKDRITELASLARVAEVNEPPARAARFKAALGNI
- a CDS encoding SH3 domain-containing protein — protein: MRSRRLAVALAVVLTLCGVGALAAKVMSVAVRDGQVRETPSFLGKIVGKASYGQTVDVSDEQGDWAKVSVSGGPSGWMHRSALSAGKLALSSGSGASGNVSGKEMALAGKGFSAQVEADYRRGHGGDYAAIDAMERQSYSPAALLAFLGQGDVKPQGGSR
- the garR gene encoding 2-hydroxy-3-oxopropionate reductase — translated: MKKIGFIGLGIMGKPMCRNLLKAGYDLTVFSRSKDNVAAVTDHGAAYAPSPAAVAEVCELVITMVPDSPQVKEVVLGEGGVIHGGKAGLYVVDMSSIAPLASREIGAGLARKGIKFLDAPVSGGEPKAVDGTLTVMAGGSEADFEAVRPVLAAMAASVTRVGEIGAGNVAKLANQIVVALNIAAMSEAFVLAAKAGVEPELVYQAIRGGLAGSTVLDAKAGLVMDRKFDPGFRIRLHVKDLANVMQTANELHVPLPLTASVMEVMQAMLADGCGEDDHGSIIRYFEKLAHVTVGR
- the hyi gene encoding hydroxypyruvate isomerase; this encodes MPQLAANLTMLFTELPFPERFAAAARAGFRHVEYLFPYAYPAGELRGLLDANGLTQVLFNLPSGDWAAGDRGIAADPGRAAEFRDGVGQALAYAKALGVTRLNCLAGKVPAGCAPEAALDALCENVAFAADALAAEGLSLVIEAINHFDIPGFALTRTGQVMALLDDLARPNAFMQYDVYHAQREEGELAATLAANLPRIGHVQVADNPGRHQPGTGEIHYPFLFAELDRLGYAGFVGLEYVPTPDTVGSLSWIKEMGLAL